The genomic DNA ACCACGTTCGTCTTTACAAGCGTTAGGTTTACGTTCTGCTTTATGGAAATCTTTTGCTGTGATCATGCCACGTAGTTTGAACTCGTCGTTAACAACAAGGACTTTTTCAACGCGTGCTTCGTGCATTTTCTCTTGAACTTCTTCAGGAGAGGCACCTTCTTTAACTGCCGCTAAGTTCTCTTTAGCCGTCATAACTTCAGCAACGGTCTTGCTCATATCCGTTACAAAACGAATGTCACGACCGGTAATGATACCCACCAACTCTTGGCTCTCTGTTACTACAGGGAAACCAGCAAAGCCGTGTTTTTCAGTCAGCTTAAGAACTTGATCAATCGTTTGCTCAGGACGAACTGTAACAGGATCAGAAACGATACCCGCTTCAAAGATTTTAACCTGACGAACCATCTCTGCTTGCAGAGCGATTGGCATGTTTTTGTGAATAAACCCAATGCCGCCTTCTTGAGCTAATGCAATAGCTAAGCGAGCCTCAGTAACTGTATCCATAGATGCAGAAATCATTGGGATGTTTAAGTTAATATTCTTCGTCAAGCGGGTGCGTAGATCCGCTGTATTTGGGAGAACGGTGGAGTGAGCTGGAACCAGTAGGACGTCGTCGAAGGTCAGCGCTTCTTTGGCAATACGTAACATTTGCAATATCTCACAACATAGATGTTAAAAGTAAGGACACCAACTTTTTGTCTGTATTAGAAACAGAGTTGGAATTGATATTGCGGTGGGATTATACGCAGAGCGCAATCGTTTGGCCACACATTTCTCAAATTAAAATTTGCGCTTTAACCATTGCTGTGTATTATACTGGCGCTATCCTCCATACACACCTCTGACGAGCGCCATTTTGCCTTCCCAGCAAACTAGCAACAACATCTTTACTGTTTCACGCCTGAACGCTGAAGTTCGCTTACTCCTTGAAAATGAAATGGGAGTGGTTTGGCTAATGGGCGAAGTTTCTAACTTCTCAGCACCGGTTTCTGGCCATTGGTATCTCACCCTTAAAGATTCTCGTGCCCAAGTAAAGTGCGCTATGTTTCGCGGCAATAATCGCCGAGTCACCTTTAAACCAGAAAATGGCAAACAAGTTTTAGTCAAAGCGCGCTTATCTTTGTATGAACCTCGTGGCGATTATCAATTAATTATTGAATCTATGCAGCCTGAAGGCGATGGCCGATTGCAGCAGCAATTCGATCAATTAAAGATGCAATTAGCGGCAGAAGGACTGTTTGCACAATCTAATAAATTGCCGATTCCTGAACATCCTAAGCATGTAGGAGTGATAACTTCATCTACGGGCGCGGCACTGCACGATATCTTACGTGTATTAAAACGCCGTGACTCTAGCCTACCCGTTATGATTTATCCCACTATGGTGCAAGGGGAAGCCGCATCTATCAGCATTGCGCAAGCCATAGGGTTGGCTAATGCCCGAAATGAATGTGATGTATTAATTGTGGGTCGCGGTGGCGGTTCTTTAGAAGATCTGTGGTGCTTTAATAATGAAATTGTTGCCAGAACCATCGCCTCTAGCCAAATCCCTATTATCAGTGCGATTGGCCATGAAGTAGACGTCACTATCGCCGACTTTGTTGCCGACCTGCGCGCAGCGACGCCTTCTGCGGCAGCTGAACTTGTCAGTCGTGATCAAAGCTTTAAGTTGCAAGGTATTGTTGCTAAGCAAAAACAGCTGAACCATGCCATGAGTCGTTACTTAAATCAGCAGCAGCAACAAGTACTCATCCTGCAACATCGACTGGATAAACTGCACCCTAAACATCAATTGCAAAAACAAAGCCAGCAACTAGATGAGAAAGAGGCGTTGTTGAAGCAAGCCATGCTCGGGCAGTTAAACGCTGTAAAACAGCGCTTTGCTCGCCTACAAATGCAATTAGATATGCACAGCCCGGCCAATAAAATTGCTAAGCAGCAGCAACATTTGAGCTATCTTGAGTTGCGCCTTAACAAAGCAATGCAAGCTCAAGTGCGTCAACAAAGACATCACTTTGAACTGCTTACCGAAAAACTTGATGCCGTTAGTCCACTGGCTACCATGCGCCGTGGTTACTCTATATCAACAAAACTTGGCAAGGTTGTCACACAGTCCAAGCAATTAACGGAAGGGGATATTTTAGTCACTCGCTTCGCTGATGGCGATATTACTTCAACCGTAAATGGACCTAGCAACAAATAGGCTTCTACGAGCCTCAACAAGGTACTGGGTTAAACCTTGTTTAATCCAGTACGCGAAATTCAAATCGAGCTGTAGACTTTGACTTGAGTTCATTACAGCTATGATTGCAAAAATAACTCACCGCTCCACAAGCCTGTAACTTTTCTAAGCGTGCACCACAATCGGCACAAAACGCCAACTTCTGATAATGTACTTGGCAATGAACACAATGGTACTTGCCATCCCACGTCAATTGTTTACTGCATTTCGGGCAGAGGTTCTGTGGCATAGTCGCTCTTTCTCCTATAATTGATACCAATAGTACTAAATAACGGGTCATTCTAGCGGATTACAACACTTGATAACCCCGTTGAAATTATCACATTCTGTTTTTTATTTTACCTCCATGTATGCTAAAACTCACCTGACAGCATTAACGTGATCTTTGTTTGATCTTCTACTTTATCGCTCATGATCAGCGATCTACCATTAAAAGAACATTTATATAACCACACACCGAAAGCATAAGTTACATATCCTGCATTTCAATTTTATATAGTCATTTATTTCACCACGACCATTAATTGACGACATTTACAGTATTTAATAAAAAGATCATGTTAGGTCACTCATCACGTTTTGTACAAATTACAGGCGAAAAAAAACCGTTTCTATAACAGAAACGGTTTATCTCAATCTTAATGGTTACTTCTTGCTACGACCTTTCAGCATTTGCGATAAGCGTTTTTTCTTACGCTCTTGCGAGATAGTCATCTTACTGGTTTTGCCTTCAAATGGGTTTTCACTGCTTTGGAATTGAATACGAATTGGCGTACCCATAATCTCTAAAGCACGGCGATAGTAATTCATTAGGAAGCGTTTATAAGAAGCAGGTAACTCATTAACTTGGTTACCATGAATCACCACGATAGGTGGGTTGTAGCCCCCTGCGTGAGCGTATTTTAATTTCACACGACGGCCACGAACCAATGGAGGTTGGTGATCATCGGTTGCCATCTTCATGATGCGAGTCAGTACTGATGTACCTACGCGAGTAGTCGCGGATTTATACGCTTCTTGTACTGATTCAAATAGATTACCAACACCGGTACCGTGCAGTGCTGAAATAAAGTGAATTCGTGCAAAATCGACAAAACCTAGACGGCGGTCTAGCTCTTTTTTCACGCGCTCTCTCACGTCATTATCTAAGCCATCCCACTTATTTACAGCGATGACAATAGAGCGACCTGCGTTTAAAGCAAAGCCGAGTAGGCTTAAATCTTGATCAGAGATATTTTCGCGCGCATCAATCACTAATAGTACGACGTTTGCATCTTCTACCGCTTTCAAAGTCTTAACTACCGAGAATTTTTCTACGGTTTCATTAATACGTTTACGACGACGAACGCCTGCCGTATCAATCAAGACATATTCACGCTCGTCACGCTGCATCGGTATATAGATAGAGTCACGAGTGGTGCCAGGCATGTCATACACCACCACACGTTCTTCACCTAAAATACGGTTAGTCAGTGTTGATTTGCCGACATTAGGTCGGCCAATGATAGCCAGTTTAATCGGTTGATCTTGCAGACGTTTATATTCTGCTTCCGCTTCTTCTTCTGTGTATTCTAGCTTGTCGTCTTCTGCGTCTTCAAAGCCGGTAAGATCTTCTAACTCACCTTGCTCTTTAAGCAATGCTTCTGCAAATGGATTAAGGGCTCGGTCGATTAATGCGCTCACACCACGGCCATGGGCCGCGGCAATTTGGTACATGTTTTCAACACCTAACTGCCAAAACTCGGCACTGGCTGCGTCAGCATCGATACCGTCCACTTTATTGACAACCAGCATGGCCGGTTTTTCTATGGTACGTAGGTGCTTTGAAATGGCTTCATCAGAAACCGTCAGTCCTGCACGGCCATCAACCATAAATAACACGACATCAGCTTCATCAATCGCCGCGAGTGACTGTTCTGCCATTTTGGTTTCTACGCCTTCCTCAGTGCCGTCAATACCGCCGGTATCGATAACAATGAATTCATGTTCACCAAGTTTAGCTCGGCCATATTTTCTATCGCGTGTTAAGCCTGGGAAATCGGCTACTAACGCATCTCTTGTGCGAGTTAAGCGATTGAATAATGTGGACTTTCCTACGTTAGGACGCCCAACAAGCGCAACAACTGGAACCATAATAACCTCAAAATAAAAGCGTTATGTAGTTATAGGTAAGCTGGTTTGCATTCACTTATACCAATCACAATAATTAAATGGTCTGAAATCGCGCTGGAAAAACAGTTGAGAACAAGGCGCTACTTTTGATGTTCTACATTCAAAAATTGCAACGCCGTTATCAAGTGTTTTAACAAGCTAGAATGATCAGCTAATTACTACGATTAGTATTACCTATAACTACATCAAAAATTAATAATAAAAACGGCTCTTAACTGTTTCCAGTCAAGAGCCAATTGTGAATTATATCACATTACTGAAACGTCTGAAGATCTATTTGATCTTCATCATTTTAACGTCACCGTTACGTGTCGTAACGACAAAGCCATCGTCCACGGCAAGAGGCGAAACAGCGAAACCGCTGTCATCTTCCATCTGCTGTGCAATGAATTCACCCGTATTACGATCAAGCCAGTACAGATAACCTTCGCTATCCCCTAGCACTAATTTACGGTCAATGACGGTAGGACCCGTTAATAGACGATATTCCAGTTGACGGTTTTGCCACAACTCAGTACCACTTCGCGCATCAACAGCCACTATGTAATCTTTATCTGTCACCAAGTAAATATTACGACCATCTGTCGCCATATCTTGAGCCGAAGAATAGTTACGTTTCCATGCAGGTGAACCAGAGCGTAGGTCGATGGCAATTAATTGACCGTTGATACCTATGGTATAGAGCATGCCACCGACAATCAGAGGTTTCGCATCCGAATCCACTAAGCGATCGATTTCTGTTGCCCCTTTCGGCGTCCCGACGGGTTGTTGCCAGATCATCTGACCACGTTCAACAATTGCAGCAGCTAAACGTCCGTTCGCGGTTCCCCAGAACACACCACCAGAAACGGCCACTGGCGCACTGGTTCCGCGGAGTGTTAGGTTTGGCACTTCCGTACTTACTGTCCACTTCTCGTTACCCGTATCTTCATCTAGAGCGACTAAAGCACCACGAGTAGTATGCACAATAACCAAGTTGGCAT from Vibrio rarus includes the following:
- the xseA gene encoding exodeoxyribonuclease VII large subunit → MPSQQTSNNIFTVSRLNAEVRLLLENEMGVVWLMGEVSNFSAPVSGHWYLTLKDSRAQVKCAMFRGNNRRVTFKPENGKQVLVKARLSLYEPRGDYQLIIESMQPEGDGRLQQQFDQLKMQLAAEGLFAQSNKLPIPEHPKHVGVITSSTGAALHDILRVLKRRDSSLPVMIYPTMVQGEAASISIAQAIGLANARNECDVLIVGRGGGSLEDLWCFNNEIVARTIASSQIPIISAIGHEVDVTIADFVADLRAATPSAAAELVSRDQSFKLQGIVAKQKQLNHAMSRYLNQQQQQVLILQHRLDKLHPKHQLQKQSQQLDEKEALLKQAMLGQLNAVKQRFARLQMQLDMHSPANKIAKQQQHLSYLELRLNKAMQAQVRQQRHHFELLTEKLDAVSPLATMRRGYSISTKLGKVVTQSKQLTEGDILVTRFADGDITSTVNGPSNK
- a CDS encoding zinc ribbon domain-containing protein, with the translated sequence MPQNLCPKCSKQLTWDGKYHCVHCQVHYQKLAFCADCGARLEKLQACGAVSYFCNHSCNELKSKSTARFEFRVLD
- the der gene encoding ribosome biogenesis GTPase Der; amino-acid sequence: MVPVVALVGRPNVGKSTLFNRLTRTRDALVADFPGLTRDRKYGRAKLGEHEFIVIDTGGIDGTEEGVETKMAEQSLAAIDEADVVLFMVDGRAGLTVSDEAISKHLRTIEKPAMLVVNKVDGIDADAASAEFWQLGVENMYQIAAAHGRGVSALIDRALNPFAEALLKEQGELEDLTGFEDAEDDKLEYTEEEAEAEYKRLQDQPIKLAIIGRPNVGKSTLTNRILGEERVVVYDMPGTTRDSIYIPMQRDEREYVLIDTAGVRRRKRINETVEKFSVVKTLKAVEDANVVLLVIDARENISDQDLSLLGFALNAGRSIVIAVNKWDGLDNDVRERVKKELDRRLGFVDFARIHFISALHGTGVGNLFESVQEAYKSATTRVGTSVLTRIMKMATDDHQPPLVRGRRVKLKYAHAGGYNPPIVVIHGNQVNELPASYKRFLMNYYRRALEIMGTPIRIQFQSSENPFEGKTSKMTISQERKKKRLSQMLKGRSKK
- the bamB gene encoding outer membrane protein assembly factor BamB, coding for MLTNKWFRRTLITAFTVAIVGCASEEDTIVMAPVPVVESQFTPDVVWSTSVGDGVGQYFSKLTPAYAYGKVYIASRDGDVVALDPESGDKLWSVDLEKDVPARLSGGINASYGQLFIGTENGEVVALDAETGAENWRVDVDGEVLSVPETDANLVIVHTTRGALVALDEDTGNEKWTVSTEVPNLTLRGTSAPVAVSGGVFWGTANGRLAAAIVERGQMIWQQPVGTPKGATEIDRLVDSDAKPLIVGGMLYTIGINGQLIAIDLRSGSPAWKRNYSSAQDMATDGRNIYLVTDKDYIVAVDARSGTELWQNRQLEYRLLTGPTVIDRKLVLGDSEGYLYWLDRNTGEFIAQQMEDDSGFAVSPLAVDDGFVVTTRNGDVKMMKIK